From Enterococcus mundtii, the proteins below share one genomic window:
- a CDS encoding site-specific DNA-methyltransferase, which yields MQIEVMKLQDLKPADYNPRIKLEPGMAEYEKLKQSILEFGFVDPPIFNKRTGNLVGGHQRVAVAKDLGLYEEIDVSVVDLPLDKEKALNVALNKITGHWDDEKLSVLLKELENETIVLTGFESEEVEELLTAFEYKEDTEKPVIEDGFEVNEFIENHSDPRTKYGQLWKLGKHYLLCGDATKASDVERLLQGKKADLVVTDPPYNVAVKSDNKDLNESGRDKIMNDDMSDEEFDQFLMSVFQNYANAMEDNSAIYVFHGSSYQREFENRMNAAGIIVRSQCIWVKNNATFGWSQYRWQHEPVFYAHKERYAPTWYGDRKQTTVWQDDLLEDLPATIWRVPKDDVNAYYHPTQKPLSLIAIPVKNSSKRQDIVLDLFGGSGSTLMTCDQLERICYTLELDPLFCDVIIERWERATGNEAILVSE from the coding sequence ATGCAAATTGAAGTAATGAAGTTACAGGACTTAAAGCCTGCTGATTATAATCCAAGAATTAAGTTAGAACCTGGTATGGCCGAATACGAGAAGTTAAAACAGTCCATTTTGGAATTCGGCTTTGTTGATCCACCTATTTTTAACAAACGAACAGGAAATCTCGTAGGCGGTCATCAACGGGTTGCTGTGGCTAAAGATTTGGGCCTATACGAAGAGATAGACGTATCTGTCGTTGATTTACCACTTGATAAGGAAAAAGCTCTTAATGTGGCTCTCAATAAGATTACTGGTCATTGGGATGATGAAAAGCTTTCTGTTTTGTTGAAAGAATTAGAAAATGAAACCATTGTTTTAACAGGGTTTGAATCGGAAGAAGTAGAAGAATTACTTACTGCGTTTGAGTATAAAGAAGATACCGAAAAGCCTGTAATAGAAGATGGATTCGAAGTGAATGAATTTATAGAAAATCATTCTGATCCTAGAACTAAATATGGTCAACTATGGAAGCTGGGTAAGCATTATTTATTATGTGGCGATGCTACGAAAGCGAGCGACGTCGAAAGATTGCTACAAGGTAAAAAGGCGGATTTAGTTGTCACTGATCCACCATATAATGTAGCGGTGAAATCTGATAATAAAGATTTAAACGAATCTGGTCGAGATAAAATTATGAATGACGATATGAGTGATGAAGAGTTTGATCAATTTTTAATGTCTGTATTCCAAAACTATGCTAATGCAATGGAAGACAACTCGGCAATTTATGTCTTTCATGGATCTTCTTATCAGCGAGAATTTGAAAATAGGATGAATGCCGCAGGAATTATAGTTCGGTCACAGTGTATTTGGGTTAAAAATAATGCAACATTTGGTTGGAGTCAGTATCGTTGGCAACATGAACCAGTTTTCTATGCACATAAGGAAAGATATGCACCTACGTGGTACGGAGATAGGAAACAGACAACGGTTTGGCAAGACGACTTACTAGAAGATTTACCAGCAACCATTTGGAGAGTTCCCAAAGATGATGTGAATGCATATTATCACCCGACGCAAAAGCCATTATCACTTATTGCTATACCAGTAAAAAATAGTTCTAAAAGGCAGGATATCGTTTTAGATTTATTTGGTGGCTCTGGTAGTACATTAATGACCTGCGATCAGTTAGAACGTATTTGTTATACTCTCGAATTAGATCCTCTATTTTGTGATGTAATTATTGAGAGATGGGAACGAGCGACAGGCAACGAAGCAATTTTAGTTTCAGAATAA
- a CDS encoding DUF5677 domain-containing protein has translation MNNDKLTITEFEKTLEIVFSKIPEEENELKFLVSSDIGFEILNLKLSINILLDRKHYTGILSLIRTMMENHIYLKYILEKNSNKRSRAYQLNVYRDVKKQYDAQKKNKKLQKMIAQDQWLKEQTDLYEQDEAKIKQYLKELDSLYGHKLVPWYNDDGSTKGIYKLFERMGKSDWYDGIYRYLCMEAHGNNGLKHFEMLDNGMTKLKPTILNEKQISSISCKILNETRKELANLIS, from the coding sequence TTGAATAATGATAAACTGACTATTACTGAATTTGAAAAAACATTAGAAATTGTTTTTTCAAAAATACCTGAAGAAGAAAATGAACTGAAATTCTTGGTTTCATCTGACATTGGCTTTGAAATTTTGAATTTAAAACTATCTATCAATATTCTATTAGATAGAAAACATTACACGGGAATCTTATCCCTAATAAGAACTATGATGGAAAATCATATATATTTGAAATATATATTGGAGAAGAATTCGAATAAAAGAAGCAGAGCTTATCAGTTAAATGTATATAGAGATGTGAAAAAACAATATGATGCTCAAAAAAAGAATAAAAAGCTACAAAAAATGATTGCTCAAGATCAATGGTTAAAAGAGCAAACAGATTTATATGAACAAGATGAAGCTAAAATAAAACAATATTTAAAAGAACTTGATTCACTTTATGGGCACAAGCTAGTACCTTGGTATAACGATGATGGAAGTACAAAAGGAATATACAAGCTGTTTGAACGTATGGGTAAATCCGATTGGTACGATGGCATATATAGATACTTATGTATGGAAGCCCATGGGAATAATGGATTAAAACATTTTGAAATGTTAGATAATGGTATGACAAAATTAAAACCAACTATATTGAATGAAAAACAAATTAGTAGTATAAGTTGTAAAATTCTGAATGAAACAAGAAAAGAATTAGCAAACTTGATTTCTTAG
- the terS gene encoding phage terminase small subunit: MARKRDPRRDEAFKLFEESNGTITNREISVKLSVPEKTISAWKSRDKWNEVLQKDECSTSNNHCSTANKGGAPIGNQNAMGNKGNSSASPPSGNKNALKTGEYETIFFDTLSDDEKDIYSSLDDDPSCVLSEEIRLLKIRQLRMMKRIKKAEEGLNEEEVERLQQLRKIKTPIEKDGKKLEIKREAMQDIQVSRKVYRKIDDILSIEDSLTRISNQLTKSIKQLNELSLLGGKVVLMEEQKRKIAFEADILEHKVSKLILKQGEQSKVQGLIDIGQAIIGPIEEDEESETDESVETID; this comes from the coding sequence ATGGCAAGAAAGCGTGATCCAAGACGTGATGAAGCTTTCAAATTGTTTGAAGAGTCTAATGGAACAATAACTAACCGAGAAATTTCTGTAAAGTTATCTGTCCCAGAAAAAACTATTTCAGCATGGAAATCACGTGACAAATGGAATGAAGTACTGCAAAAAGATGAATGTAGTACTTCAAATAATCATTGTAGTACTGCAAATAAAGGTGGCGCACCTATCGGTAACCAGAATGCCATGGGGAATAAAGGGAATAGCAGCGCATCACCGCCATCAGGCAATAAGAACGCCTTGAAAACTGGCGAATATGAAACAATATTCTTTGATACGTTAAGCGATGACGAGAAGGACATCTATTCAAGTTTGGATGATGATCCTTCTTGTGTTTTATCTGAAGAAATACGGCTACTGAAGATTCGACAGCTACGAATGATGAAAAGAATCAAAAAAGCCGAAGAAGGGTTAAATGAGGAAGAAGTTGAGCGGCTGCAACAGCTAAGAAAAATAAAAACTCCTATAGAAAAAGATGGTAAAAAGCTAGAAATCAAACGTGAAGCAATGCAAGATATCCAAGTAAGTAGAAAAGTATACCGTAAAATTGATGATATTCTTTCAATTGAAGATTCACTAACTCGGATTAGTAACCAGTTGACAAAATCGATTAAACAACTAAATGAATTATCCCTATTAGGAGGAAAAGTTGTATTAATGGAAGAGCAAAAACGGAAAATAGCCTTTGAAGCGGATATTCTCGAACATAAAGTCTCTAAACTTATTCTTAAACAAGGTGAGCAAAGTAAAGTTCAAGGCCTTATTGATATTGGCCAAGCGATTATTGGTCCAATAGAAGAAGATGAGGAGAGTGAAACAGATGAGTCAGTTGAAACTATCGACTAA
- a CDS encoding PBSX family phage terminase large subunit codes for MSQLKLSTKQKENIFQPLKGIRMEMNEGTIRSGKTMSDAQKMALIYAGHPDTNHLVLAYNQEQAYRMFMDCEGFGLEHIFASCAEIRHDEHGDHLWINLPEGEKRIYYKGGGKVNAVGAITGMSFGTVTFLEFNLLNKAVIEEAFRRTKASSFRYHLAEQNPPAPNHPNLETLKPFIETGSFKFRHWRPQDNPILTKQALKEWKAECKVSEYLYKRDWLGDRVMPEGVIYSMFNEDTHLSKEIIGKSVEAFFSADGGQSDATTCSLNLVTWKDGEYYLYRMANFYHSGADTGVTKAMSEYAKEIKQFKEWCYKEWSWLPKHSKFFVDPACKSLSEELRVLGIVTTKADNNSKDKVTSNGTKIEIGIERMQSAFSKGRFFLYDHDGKYGHYHFIKELGMYVRNDSGYPVDKNNHALDECRYAINYFTKRYVL; via the coding sequence ATGAGTCAGTTGAAACTATCGACTAAACAAAAAGAGAATATTTTTCAACCACTTAAAGGAATTCGGATGGAGATGAACGAGGGAACGATTCGTTCTGGTAAGACGATGTCAGATGCTCAAAAGATGGCGTTAATATACGCAGGACATCCCGATACGAATCATCTTGTTCTTGCTTATAACCAAGAACAAGCCTACAGAATGTTTATGGATTGTGAAGGGTTCGGACTAGAACATATCTTTGCCAGCTGTGCTGAAATTCGACACGATGAACATGGAGATCATTTATGGATCAATCTACCAGAGGGAGAAAAGCGGATCTATTATAAAGGCGGCGGAAAAGTGAATGCTGTCGGCGCTATCACTGGGATGTCATTTGGAACAGTCACTTTTTTGGAATTCAATCTGCTTAACAAAGCGGTCATAGAGGAGGCTTTTCGTCGGACTAAAGCTTCTAGCTTTCGTTATCATCTCGCTGAACAGAATCCGCCAGCACCAAATCATCCGAACCTAGAAACTCTTAAACCCTTTATAGAAACTGGGTCTTTTAAGTTTCGTCATTGGCGACCACAAGATAATCCTATTTTAACGAAACAAGCTTTGAAAGAATGGAAAGCTGAATGTAAAGTCTCCGAGTATCTTTACAAACGAGATTGGCTAGGTGATCGTGTGATGCCTGAAGGTGTGATCTATTCAATGTTTAACGAAGATACTCATCTGTCGAAGGAAATCATTGGCAAGTCTGTAGAAGCGTTCTTTAGTGCAGACGGCGGACAAAGTGATGCAACTACCTGTTCCTTAAACCTTGTTACGTGGAAAGATGGAGAATATTATCTCTATCGAATGGCTAACTTCTACCATAGTGGTGCCGACACGGGTGTCACGAAAGCGATGAGTGAGTATGCCAAGGAAATTAAGCAGTTTAAAGAATGGTGTTATAAAGAGTGGTCATGGCTGCCTAAACATTCAAAATTCTTTGTCGATCCAGCCTGTAAGTCATTGAGTGAGGAATTACGTGTGTTAGGAATCGTCACAACAAAAGCAGACAACAACTCAAAAGACAAAGTAACCAGCAATGGCACTAAAATTGAAATAGGTATCGAACGTATGCAAAGCGCCTTTTCAAAAGGACGCTTTTTTCTTTACGATCATGATGGCAAGTATGGTCACTATCATTTCATCAAAGAATTAGGAATGTACGTTCGGAATGATTCTGGCTACCCAGTGGATAAAAACAACCATGCATTAGACGAATGTCGTTATGCGATTAATTATTTTACGAAACGCTATGTTCTTTAG
- a CDS encoding phage portal protein has product MSFWQAIKRVFGKGAVAIGAKKELQSILDHPKIQMSREEYDRIQNSLLYYQGYTHCNSDQRAKANINMARKVATEYAKVMFNEQAEITIGKDDKSKKYDEASAWIESVFQHNDFKRNLSKYLEPAMALGGLVVRPYFNDQSGQVEFSWALPDAFFPLESSTNKISQCAMAFKTIKTQGNKTFYYTLLEFHEWIDGEYWVSMELYESEKSNVLGMQVSLNTLKQYEEFEVAVHGEEIERPIFSYFKTAGFNNINPYSPLGVGVYDNCKRTLDRLNKALDAFDHEIDVGKRRAAFPESMLSGISDKGTGETKLTFDKDDDFYVIVPGTDPDEFKITDLTHDIRTEQYIGAINHRLRLLEMEVGLSTGTFVFDGAGVRTTNKTATEVISENSQTYQSRNQQTTELEEFIRDVVLALCELGRATEVDGKPLFSGESPNREEIGVNFDDGIFLDKKSESDYYRELKNDGLIPGWLTLAKIMKLPESKAKDLYRQAQLDVVDETTGEIRDSGYEDYEE; this is encoded by the coding sequence GTGTCATTTTGGCAAGCAATAAAAAGAGTTTTTGGAAAGGGGGCGGTTGCGATAGGAGCGAAAAAAGAGCTACAAAGTATTTTAGATCATCCAAAGATTCAAATGAGTCGTGAAGAATATGATCGTATTCAAAACAGCTTGCTTTATTACCAAGGGTACACGCATTGTAATTCTGATCAGAGAGCAAAGGCGAATATCAATATGGCCCGCAAGGTTGCTACTGAATATGCGAAGGTAATGTTCAATGAACAGGCAGAAATCACGATCGGAAAAGACGATAAATCAAAAAAATATGATGAAGCTAGCGCTTGGATAGAGTCTGTGTTTCAACATAATGACTTCAAGCGTAATCTCAGTAAGTATCTTGAACCAGCAATGGCTCTTGGTGGCTTAGTTGTGCGACCTTATTTCAATGATCAATCAGGACAAGTGGAATTTTCATGGGCGCTCCCGGATGCTTTCTTTCCATTGGAAAGCAGTACAAATAAGATCAGTCAGTGTGCAATGGCATTTAAAACGATCAAAACCCAAGGGAACAAAACGTTCTATTATACCTTGTTAGAATTCCATGAGTGGATCGATGGTGAGTATTGGGTCTCTATGGAACTATACGAAAGTGAAAAATCTAATGTGTTGGGGATGCAAGTATCTTTAAACACATTAAAGCAGTACGAAGAGTTTGAGGTGGCTGTTCATGGTGAAGAAATTGAACGTCCAATCTTCTCTTATTTTAAGACAGCAGGTTTTAACAATATCAATCCATACTCACCACTTGGTGTTGGTGTGTACGATAACTGTAAACGAACACTTGATCGATTAAACAAAGCACTTGATGCGTTCGATCATGAAATTGACGTGGGTAAGAGAAGAGCGGCCTTTCCTGAATCTATGCTAAGTGGAATTTCTGACAAGGGAACAGGCGAAACGAAATTAACCTTTGATAAAGATGATGACTTCTATGTCATTGTTCCTGGTACGGACCCTGATGAATTTAAAATTACTGATTTAACTCATGATATTCGAACAGAACAATACATCGGAGCAATTAATCATCGCTTGCGACTTCTAGAAATGGAAGTGGGGCTGTCGACTGGTACGTTCGTTTTCGATGGTGCCGGGGTACGTACTACGAATAAGACGGCAACTGAGGTAATCAGCGAGAACTCGCAAACGTATCAATCAAGGAACCAACAAACAACCGAATTAGAGGAATTCATTCGGGATGTTGTGCTAGCGCTGTGTGAGCTAGGTCGAGCCACAGAAGTTGATGGGAAACCACTATTTAGTGGTGAATCTCCAAATCGTGAAGAGATAGGTGTGAATTTTGATGATGGCATCTTCTTAGATAAAAAGTCAGAATCTGATTATTATCGTGAACTGAAAAACGATGGGCTGATTCCCGGATGGTTAACTTTAGCCAAAATAATGAAGTTGCCTGAAAGTAAGGCAAAAGATCTTTACCGACAAGCGCAATTAGATGTAGTTGATGAGACTACTGGTGAAATACGAGATTCTGGATACGAAGACTACGAGGAGTGA
- a CDS encoding phage minor capsid protein: protein MAITPNQLDIEASYIQDAYMAMEDEIMRMLVNHLKMPTRMPLNEDNAFRWKIEKMQQLNLLNPQSLQQLVNETSQYSYDQLRKIIVDMGFEVISDLDKNLSQQTGKEPPSRTEIDNVMESYFNQQWRDLDNHVNQTLIDTNYPNNPLAKMYQQVLNDTVAKIIGGTKTLQQALRESIYAMVEKGVMTTFVDKSGREWSLERYVRMVLKTTTHRVYQDLRLKRGLEYGIVTALMSSHMAARPHCAHIQGGWVLLVRKEDAPEELRHISSIYDYGYGEPDGTQGINCRHRLYIQIYDPDLDIHMKQYNPKQAIDNADLVAKQRRMEVAIRRAKRQLNAATTMDNKEDVLHFKQLVRRRQAALRTFINEHDQLLRRDYSREQVYS from the coding sequence ATGGCCATTACACCTAACCAGTTAGATATTGAGGCTTCTTACATTCAAGATGCTTATATGGCGATGGAAGATGAGATCATGAGGATGCTTGTTAATCATTTGAAAATGCCAACTCGAATGCCTTTGAATGAGGACAACGCTTTTCGTTGGAAAATTGAAAAGATGCAGCAATTAAACCTTTTGAATCCGCAATCGTTGCAGCAATTGGTCAATGAAACAAGTCAGTATTCTTATGATCAGCTACGTAAAATCATCGTGGATATGGGGTTTGAAGTCATTTCAGATCTTGACAAAAACTTATCTCAACAAACTGGAAAAGAACCGCCATCACGAACTGAGATTGACAATGTGATGGAGTCGTATTTCAATCAGCAATGGCGAGATCTCGACAATCATGTCAATCAAACGCTGATCGACACTAATTATCCGAATAATCCACTGGCTAAGATGTATCAACAAGTTTTAAACGATACTGTAGCCAAAATCATTGGCGGTACTAAAACGCTACAACAGGCGCTTAGAGAATCGATCTATGCGATGGTGGAAAAAGGGGTGATGACGACCTTTGTCGACAAATCAGGACGTGAATGGAGCCTTGAGCGCTACGTTCGGATGGTTTTGAAAACCACAACTCATCGAGTTTATCAGGATCTACGACTTAAGCGAGGGTTAGAGTATGGAATTGTCACAGCGCTAATGAGTAGCCATATGGCTGCACGACCACACTGTGCCCATATCCAAGGCGGATGGGTCTTGCTTGTCCGTAAAGAGGATGCGCCGGAAGAATTACGTCATATTTCATCGATCTATGATTATGGATACGGTGAGCCTGACGGAACCCAAGGTATTAATTGTCGACATCGATTGTACATCCAAATCTATGATCCGGATCTTGATATTCACATGAAGCAGTATAATCCAAAACAAGCGATTGACAATGCGGACTTAGTTGCAAAACAGCGCCGCATGGAAGTCGCTATTCGTCGTGCTAAGCGGCAATTGAACGCAGCAACGACAATGGACAACAAAGAAGATGTTCTGCACTTCAAACAACTAGTCAGACGACGTCAAGCAGCACTGCGTACTTTTATCAATGAGCATGATCAATTGTTACGCCGGGATTATTCTAGAGAGCAAGTATATTCATAA
- a CDS encoding phage scaffolding protein produces the protein MEWIKEILSKHVGEDGKFDLDGATKEIKSEFPKNAVPKADFNDKSQKLKTANEDLTAANALVEQLKASNSGNEDLQKQIDDYKNQLETVTAERLADRKNAAIELALTQAGAKNITAVKALLKADELEMTDEGVKGLDDKVAALKKDEDYLFQSSNPAPQTKKKQFVAAGNTGGGEPPKEKSWKDNLAENIAKIKTD, from the coding sequence ATGGAATGGATCAAAGAAATTTTATCAAAACACGTCGGAGAGGATGGGAAGTTTGATCTAGACGGAGCGACAAAAGAAATAAAATCAGAATTTCCGAAAAATGCTGTGCCTAAAGCTGATTTTAATGATAAGTCTCAAAAGCTAAAAACGGCAAACGAAGATTTAACCGCCGCAAATGCGCTTGTTGAGCAGTTGAAAGCATCGAACAGTGGAAATGAAGATCTGCAAAAACAAATTGATGACTATAAAAATCAGTTAGAAACCGTAACCGCTGAAAGACTAGCAGATCGTAAGAATGCTGCGATCGAATTAGCTTTAACACAAGCTGGGGCTAAGAACATTACAGCTGTGAAAGCTTTGTTGAAGGCGGATGAGTTGGAAATGACTGACGAAGGTGTCAAGGGATTAGATGATAAAGTAGCCGCACTGAAAAAAGACGAAGATTATTTGTTTCAATCCAGCAATCCTGCACCACAGACGAAGAAAAAGCAATTTGTGGCTGCTGGGAATACAGGCGGTGGCGAACCACCTAAAGAAAAAAGCTGGAAAGATAATCTAGCCGAGAATATCGCAAAAATAAAAACTGATTAG
- a CDS encoding capsid protein → MGVVLDSKDLAKIDKEFAAESQVWEVLTQGAKDITEEDFVGVKEVRVNEMQGFTAADYKRNKENERNNITVEKSTLKLEQERWMGYDMDRLDQSENAAYQVGAIIEEHTRLVTIPEKDQTAVARLLEAGFDTSDEVYKGKTVKEAITKANILDSFDDAEAYMTDAEVIGQFVAFMSSDAYKALKNADGVSKTFTTNTVQFNGIDRRVEMLDGTNIIIQKVAENRLQVDEDKRINFIMTPITVAKPIEKYNTIDLVPAEQDRGGYRDTIKGLDYYDCLVLKKARPAIYISYDDPKA, encoded by the coding sequence ATGGGAGTAGTTTTAGATAGTAAAGATTTAGCAAAAATTGATAAGGAATTTGCAGCTGAGTCGCAAGTATGGGAAGTATTGACCCAAGGAGCAAAAGATATTACCGAAGAAGATTTTGTCGGAGTGAAAGAAGTTCGGGTGAACGAGATGCAAGGTTTTACAGCTGCTGATTATAAGCGGAATAAAGAAAACGAACGCAACAATATCACGGTTGAAAAATCAACTTTGAAATTGGAGCAAGAGCGCTGGATGGGTTACGATATGGACCGCTTAGATCAATCGGAAAATGCAGCATATCAAGTAGGTGCTATTATTGAAGAGCACACTCGATTGGTTACGATCCCTGAAAAAGACCAAACTGCAGTAGCTCGTTTGCTTGAAGCTGGTTTTGATACCTCTGATGAAGTTTATAAAGGGAAAACAGTCAAAGAAGCCATTACTAAAGCAAATATTTTAGATAGCTTTGATGATGCTGAAGCATACATGACTGATGCGGAAGTAATTGGTCAATTCGTAGCATTTATGTCTAGTGATGCATACAAAGCATTGAAAAATGCAGATGGTGTCTCTAAGACTTTTACTACCAACACTGTTCAATTCAATGGTATCGATCGACGTGTTGAGATGCTTGATGGCACGAATATCATCATCCAAAAAGTTGCCGAAAACCGATTACAGGTGGATGAAGACAAGCGTATTAATTTCATCATGACACCTATCACCGTTGCCAAGCCAATCGAGAAGTACAATACGATTGATTTGGTTCCTGCAGAACAGGATCGAGGGGGTTATCGCGATACCATCAAAGGGTTGGATTATTACGATTGCTTGGTACTTAAGAAAGCGCGCCCTGCGATTTATATCTCTTACGATGACCCAAAAGCATGA
- a CDS encoding HeH/LEM domain-containing protein, which translates to MTPEKPGKSDENEYGSGSEGRSLVIDDMKIDELKAELDRLGIEYPSTVKKSELIELLKESE; encoded by the coding sequence ATGACCCCGGAAAAACCGGGGAAGTCTGACGAGAATGAATACGGTTCTGGATCAGAAGGTCGGTCATTAGTTATCGATGATATGAAGATTGATGAGCTTAAAGCCGAGTTGGATCGCCTCGGAATCGAGTATCCATCTACTGTCAAAAAATCAGAATTAATTGAGTTGTTAAAAGAGAGTGAATAA
- a CDS encoding putative minor capsid protein → MRVPPKRFFPHAMIYRKKNGMGPRGEPILEEDLVIDHVRFNDTVKFEPKDIDGKIQTPNALISMVKKYTEALPDFSVADQVEIFGKQYTITKIVPLIADSPEPFGYELEVV, encoded by the coding sequence ATGAGAGTGCCACCAAAACGTTTTTTCCCTCATGCGATGATCTATCGCAAGAAAAACGGAATGGGTCCACGAGGTGAGCCAATTCTTGAAGAGGATCTTGTGATTGATCATGTCCGCTTTAATGACACAGTCAAATTTGAGCCAAAGGATATTGATGGGAAAATACAAACCCCAAATGCATTGATCTCTATGGTAAAGAAATACACTGAAGCATTGCCGGATTTTTCCGTTGCAGATCAAGTTGAAATCTTTGGTAAACAATACACAATAACAAAAATCGTTCCGTTGATTGCTGACTCGCCTGAACCATTCGGCTATGAATTGGAGGTAGTTTAG
- a CDS encoding minor capsid protein produces the protein MGASVRIDLSRAKIKLSHSSIQNGRHEMANKAHLDMNERFVPMRSQHLREMSFVESNGEKITWNARYALAHYHGGFTNKFGTQVIFSNYTTPGTGPYWDKEAKSIFMSSWLEAFKRGANW, from the coding sequence GTGGGAGCATCTGTAAGAATTGATTTAAGTCGAGCAAAAATAAAATTAAGTCATTCATCTATACAAAATGGACGGCATGAAATGGCAAATAAAGCTCATTTAGATATGAATGAAAGATTTGTTCCTATGAGGAGCCAACATTTGAGAGAAATGTCTTTTGTTGAAAGTAACGGAGAAAAGATTACTTGGAATGCTCGATATGCTTTGGCTCATTATCACGGAGGGTTTACAAATAAGTTTGGAACACAGGTAATATTTTCTAATTATACTACACCGGGAACTGGTCCATATTGGGATAAAGAAGCAAAATCTATATTTATGTCTAGTTGGTTAGAAGCATTCAAGAGGGGAGCGAATTGGTAA
- a CDS encoding minor capsid protein translates to MDFIDQLLEVSNQIPVLIRIHSLDKDESMRLTALPGGKTVETFMDGSKQKELNYEFVYKTKCENADRIMIELGELLEEQEDIPSSNNSYQFVGITIVDEPFFTGYDDKKFLYYRLAIKATLYFDK, encoded by the coding sequence ATGGATTTTATTGATCAGTTGCTAGAAGTATCGAACCAAATACCAGTACTAATTCGTATTCATTCTTTAGATAAAGACGAGTCGATGCGTCTAACCGCATTACCTGGAGGTAAAACGGTCGAAACTTTTATGGATGGATCAAAACAAAAAGAACTAAATTATGAATTTGTCTATAAAACGAAATGTGAAAATGCAGATCGGATAATGATTGAACTAGGTGAGTTACTAGAGGAACAAGAAGATATTCCATCTAGTAACAATAGTTATCAATTTGTTGGAATAACTATTGTAGATGAACCTTTTTTTACAGGTTATGACGACAAAAAATTTCTGTATTATCGATTAGCAATCAAAGCAACATTATATTTTGATAAATAG
- a CDS encoding phage tail tube protein, translated as MKRKKIALIGFEIQKLKDGKITEDGWVRLKKIKSVSDASQEEVDDGDGFFDGSGEPEQTITSHRLGYSFTGEYFEGDEASELIDEMIGLFGDDRKIGFRVTDDRDNPKKKREGIATLSSPQTKTGGATEFGNIEFTVLYDTTPKWDPYSKQTAQSQKN; from the coding sequence ATGAAACGAAAAAAAATTGCGCTAATTGGATTTGAAATTCAAAAATTGAAAGATGGAAAAATTACTGAAGATGGTTGGGTTCGTTTAAAAAAAATCAAGAGTGTTTCTGATGCCTCACAAGAAGAAGTTGACGATGGAGACGGTTTCTTTGATGGGTCGGGAGAACCAGAACAAACGATCACCTCTCATCGACTAGGCTATAGTTTTACGGGTGAATACTTTGAGGGTGATGAAGCATCCGAATTAATTGATGAAATGATTGGTTTATTTGGAGATGATCGGAAAATTGGTTTTCGAGTAACAGATGATCGAGATAATCCCAAAAAGAAAAGGGAAGGAATTGCAACTTTATCAAGTCCTCAAACGAAAACTGGAGGGGCTACTGAATTTGGTAATATTGAATTTACTGTTCTATATGATACTACACCTAAATGGGACCCTTATTCAAAGCAGACAGCCCAGAGTCAGAAGAACTGA
- a CDS encoding HeH/LEM domain-containing protein, whose protein sequence is MGPLFKADSPESEELKATGLTIPELKQTLDSKNIEYPSNAKKDELTKILGEAL, encoded by the coding sequence ATGGGACCCTTATTCAAAGCAGACAGCCCAGAGTCAGAAGAACTGAAAGCTACTGGGCTAACTATTCCAGAATTAAAACAAACACTTGATAGTAAAAATATAGAATACCCGTCAAACGCTAAGAAAGATGAACTAACTAAAATATTGGGGGAGGCTTTATAG